The Candidatus Nezhaarchaeota archaeon genome window below encodes:
- a CDS encoding MoaD family protein, with protein sequence MATVEVKFFATVREAVGVSAASVTVKSEATIKDLLELLAQAYGDSFRRAVYDADGGSLKPSIIVLLNGHNIDFLGGLATRIKPGDTVAILPPAVGG encoded by the coding sequence ATGGCCACGGTCGAGGTCAAGTTCTTCGCAACGGTACGTGAAGCGGTCGGCGTCAGCGCCGCTAGCGTTACGGTGAAAAGCGAGGCGACGATAAAGGACCTGTTAGAACTCCTGGCACAGGCTTACGGTGACAGCTTTAGGAGAGCCGTGTACGATGCTGATGGAGGCTCGCTCAAACCGTCTATCATCGTGCTTCTTAATGGACATAACATAGATTTCTTGGGCGGGCTCGCGACGAGAATAAAGCCGGGGGATACTGTAGCGATACTGCCGCCGGCAGTGGGAGGGTGA